The window CTGGCGCATCATCCGCCCCATGCTTTCGTCTCTTCTTCGTATCCGCTGGCCCGCCCTGCTCGTCCTCGCCCCGCTGCTCGGCTGCGGCGTGGGAAGCCAGGGTGGACAGCGCAAGCCGGCCGCCCAGCGGCAGACGGTGACGGCCTCGCGGCAGAAGGCCCCGGCGCAGCAGCGGACTCCGGCCCGCACGCCGGAGCCCGCTCGCGCGGCCCTGCCCGCCGCGAAGGACTTCTCGCGGGACATGGTGACAGCGCACAACCAGGCACGCGCGCAGGCGAAGCCCGCACCGAAGCCCGCGCTGCCGCCCCTCACCTGGTCCGACGAGGCCGCTCGCAAGGCCGCGTCCTGGGCGAAGGAATGCAGGTTCGAGCACAACCCCAACCGGGGTGACTTCGGGGAGAACCTCGCCGCCGCCACTCCCGGCGCGTGGACCACGCCCGAGGTGGTGAAGAGCTGGGCGGATGAGGCCGCGGACTACGACTACACGCGCAACACCTGCAAGAAAGGCAAGGTGTGCGGCCACTACACGCAGGTGGTGTGGCGGAAGACGGGCTCGGTGGGCTGCGCCACGGTGATGTGCAACAAGAACTCGCCGTTCGGCGCGCAGTTCCCCACGTGGCAGAACTGGGTGTGCAACTACGCGCCGCCGGGCAACTGGGTGGGCCAGCGGCCCTACTGAGTGGGGCGGAGGCGGCTGGCGGGCGCTCAGCCGCGGAAGAGCTTCCGGAACAGGCGGGTGAAGACGGAGCCGTACACGGGCTCCGGCCGGCCCTCCACGGCCTGCCGCTGCCCCTCCAGCTCGAGCTTCAGCTTGCGCATGCCCTTGTCGACGGACATGACGCTGAACTCGTCCACGCCCTCGAGCGAGGTGAACACCTTGCTCGCACGGCTCTGGGGAGGGTCGTTGCTCATGAGGGACCTCGGGGGCGGACTTCGCGAGTCTAACAGGCTCCGGAGGCCGGCGCCCGCCCCCTCCCTGCCGCGTGTGATTCCAGACGCCGGACGCCGCTGGTACGGGCCCGGGGGGACGCGGATAATCCTCCGCATGCGCCACTCCCCGATGCGACACCTGCTGGCCCTCGGACTCGTCGTGCCCTGGCTCTCCACCGGCTGCGGCTCGGATGAGTCGACTCCCGATGACGGTGAGACGCCCCAGGAACAGCCCACGCTGACGCAGTTCGAGCGCGACATGCTCGACACGCACAACACGGTGCGGGCTGGCGTGACGACGCCCAGGCCCGACCCGGCGCTGGAGGCGCTGACCTGGGACGTGGCCGCGGAGGCGGTGGCAAAGGCACACGTGGCGAAATGCAACTTCAGGCACAACGGCGAGCGCGGCGACTTCGGCGAGAACATCGCCGCCGCCACGCCCGACCTCTGGGATACGCCGGACGTGGTGAACGAGTGGGCGAAGGAGGTGGCTGACTACGACTATGCCCGCAACACCTGCGCGGCGGGCAAGCAGTGCGGCCACTACACCCAGGTGGTGTGGCGCGCCACGAAGCGCGTGGGGTGCGCCACGCAGGTGTGCACGACGAACTCGCCGTTCGGCTCGCGGGCGCCCACGTGGCAGTTCTGGGTGTGCAACTACGCGCCGCCGGGCAACTACGTCGGCCAGCGGCCGTATTGAGCGCTTCTGGGGGCGGTGCGTGCCGCCGGCATCAGGCGTCCTGAGCCCTTCCGGGTGCAGCTGCGTGCCGCCGGGAGACTCGGCTGGCCCGGGACCGTGGTGAGCCCTTCCCGGTGCAGCTGCGTGCCTCCGGGCACCTCCGCCGGCCTTCAGGCGTCCTGAGCCCTTCCGGGGGGCAGCGGCGTGCCGCCGGGCGACTCCGCTGGCCCGGGACCGTGGTGAGCGCTTCAGCCTCCCAGTTCGCGCAGCCACGCCTCCAGTAT of the Pyxidicoccus xibeiensis genome contains:
- a CDS encoding CAP domain-containing protein, whose product is MLSSLLRIRWPALLVLAPLLGCGVGSQGGQRKPAAQRQTVTASRQKAPAQQRTPARTPEPARAALPAAKDFSRDMVTAHNQARAQAKPAPKPALPPLTWSDEAARKAASWAKECRFEHNPNRGDFGENLAAATPGAWTTPEVVKSWADEAADYDYTRNTCKKGKVCGHYTQVVWRKTGSVGCATVMCNKNSPFGAQFPTWQNWVCNYAPPGNWVGQRPY
- a CDS encoding CAP domain-containing protein; the protein is MRHSPMRHLLALGLVVPWLSTGCGSDESTPDDGETPQEQPTLTQFERDMLDTHNTVRAGVTTPRPDPALEALTWDVAAEAVAKAHVAKCNFRHNGERGDFGENIAAATPDLWDTPDVVNEWAKEVADYDYARNTCAAGKQCGHYTQVVWRATKRVGCATQVCTTNSPFGSRAPTWQFWVCNYAPPGNYVGQRPY